Proteins from a genomic interval of Streptomyces sp. NBC_00820:
- a CDS encoding ArsA family ATPase has protein sequence MSPDQAEAQDAARPYLSPARVLDVDALLDDPGTRIVVCCGSGGVGKTTTAAALGLRAAERGRKVVVLTIDPARRLAQSMGIDSLDNVPRRVKGTDGDGELHAMMLDMKRTFDEVVEAHADPERAAVILANPFYQSLSAGFAGTQEYMAMEKLGQLRARDEWDLIVVDTPPSRSALDFLDAPKRLGSFLDGRLIRLLTAPAKLGGRAGMAFLNVGMSMMTGTLGKLLGGQLLKDVQTFVSAMDTTFGGFRTRADATYKLLQAPGTAFLVVAAPERDALREAAYFVERLAAEKMPLVGLVLNRVHGSGAERLSAERALTAAENLEEARIVDQGGGKAGLRNSPDTYGSSESPASGTPAPDEGSPATDTERSVDQFTAGLLRLHAERMQLLSREQRTRDRFVSRHPEVAVVEVPALPGDVHDLTGLRDIGGRLAAGQSELS, from the coding sequence ATGAGTCCGGACCAGGCCGAGGCGCAGGACGCCGCCCGCCCTTACCTCTCCCCCGCGCGTGTGCTCGACGTCGACGCGCTGCTGGACGATCCGGGGACCCGGATCGTGGTGTGCTGCGGCTCCGGCGGGGTCGGCAAGACGACGACCGCGGCGGCCCTCGGGCTGCGGGCGGCCGAGCGCGGCCGCAAGGTGGTCGTGCTCACCATCGACCCGGCCAGGCGGCTGGCCCAGTCGATGGGCATCGACTCGCTCGACAACGTGCCGCGCCGGGTGAAGGGCACCGACGGCGACGGCGAACTGCACGCCATGATGCTGGACATGAAGCGCACCTTCGACGAGGTCGTGGAGGCGCACGCGGACCCCGAGCGGGCGGCCGTGATCCTGGCCAACCCCTTCTACCAGTCGCTCTCGGCGGGCTTCGCGGGCACGCAGGAGTACATGGCGATGGAGAAGCTGGGGCAGCTGCGGGCCCGGGACGAGTGGGACCTGATCGTCGTCGACACCCCGCCGTCCCGTTCGGCGCTGGACTTCCTGGACGCGCCCAAGCGGCTCGGTTCCTTCCTGGACGGCCGGCTGATCCGGCTGCTGACCGCCCCCGCCAAGCTGGGCGGCCGCGCGGGGATGGCCTTCCTCAACGTGGGCATGTCGATGATGACCGGCACCCTGGGCAAGCTGCTGGGCGGCCAGCTGCTGAAGGACGTCCAGACGTTCGTGTCCGCGATGGACACCACCTTCGGCGGTTTCCGCACCCGCGCGGACGCCACGTACAAGCTGCTCCAGGCGCCCGGTACGGCGTTCCTCGTGGTGGCGGCCCCCGAGCGGGACGCGCTGCGCGAGGCCGCGTACTTCGTGGAGCGGCTGGCCGCGGAGAAGATGCCGCTGGTGGGTCTGGTCCTCAACCGTGTCCACGGCAGCGGTGCCGAGCGGCTGTCGGCCGAGCGGGCGCTCACCGCCGCGGAAAATCTTGAGGAGGCCCGCATTGTGGATCAGGGGGGCGGGAAAGCTGGACTTCGTAACTCTCCCGACACGTACGGAAGTTCAGAATCTCCCGCTTCCGGGACACCGGCTCCTGACGAAGGCTCCCCCGCCACGGACACGGAGCGGTCCGTCGACCAGTTCACCGCAGGCCTGCTGAGGCTGCACGCCGAGCGCATGCAGCTGCTCTCGCGCGAACAGCGCACGCGGGACCGTTTCGTCTCCCGCCACCCCGAGGTGGCGGTCGTCGAAGTACCCGCGCTCCCCGGTGACGTCCACGACCTCACGGGCCTGCGCGACATCGGCGGCCGGCTGGCGGCGGGGCAGAGCGAGCTGTCGTAA
- a CDS encoding ArsA family ATPase — protein sequence MSRLQVVSGKGGTGKTTVAAALALALATEGKRTLLVEVEGRQGIAQLFETEALPYEERKIAVAPGGGEVYSLAIDPELALLDYLQMFYKLGGAGRALKKLGAIDFATTVAPGLRDVLLTGKACEAVRRKDKSGAFLYDYVVMDAPPTGRITRFLNVNDEMAGLAKIGPIHNQAQAVMRVLKSPETAVHLVTLLEEMPVQETADGIAELRAAGLPVGRVIVNMVRPAVLDAADLELVPTVARSSVAQALSAAGLGGARRGGNAERLVGPLLEQAAEYAERHTLEQEQRAALEELGLPLHELPLLAEGMDLAGLYELATELRSQGLS from the coding sequence GTGAGCAGGCTCCAGGTCGTCAGCGGCAAGGGCGGGACCGGCAAGACGACGGTCGCCGCCGCACTCGCGCTGGCCCTCGCGACCGAGGGGAAGCGGACGCTTCTCGTGGAGGTCGAGGGTCGGCAGGGCATCGCACAGCTCTTCGAGACAGAGGCGCTGCCCTACGAGGAGCGAAAGATCGCGGTCGCTCCCGGGGGCGGAGAGGTGTACTCCCTCGCCATCGATCCCGAACTGGCCCTTCTGGACTATCTCCAGATGTTCTACAAACTCGGCGGCGCGGGCCGCGCCCTGAAGAAACTCGGCGCCATAGACTTCGCCACCACCGTCGCGCCGGGACTGAGGGACGTCCTCCTCACCGGCAAGGCGTGCGAGGCGGTGCGCCGCAAGGACAAGAGCGGCGCGTTCCTCTACGACTACGTGGTCATGGACGCCCCGCCGACGGGCCGCATCACCCGCTTCCTGAACGTCAACGACGAGATGGCGGGCCTGGCGAAGATCGGCCCGATACACAATCAGGCGCAGGCCGTGATGCGGGTGCTGAAGTCTCCGGAGACGGCGGTGCACCTGGTGACGCTGCTGGAGGAGATGCCCGTCCAGGAGACCGCCGACGGCATCGCCGAACTGCGCGCGGCGGGGCTGCCCGTGGGCCGGGTCATCGTGAACATGGTGCGTCCGGCGGTGCTCGACGCGGCCGACCTGGAACTCGTGCCGACCGTCGCCCGCTCCTCGGTCGCGCAGGCACTGTCCGCCGCGGGACTCGGCGGCGCGCGCCGGGGCGGGAACGCCGAGCGGCTGGTCGGCCCGCTGCTGGAGCAGGCCGCGGAGTACGCCGAGCGGCACACGCTGGAGCAGGAGCAGCGCGCGGCCCTGGAGGAGCTGGGCCTGCCGCTGCACGAACTTCCGCTGCTCGCCGAGGGAATGGACCTGGCGGGTCTGTACGAACTCGCCACCGAGCTGCGCAGTCAGGGGTTGTCATGA
- a CDS encoding DUF4177 domain-containing protein, which yields MTKWEYATVPLLVHATKQILDTWGEDGWELVQVVPGPNNPEQLVAYLKREKQA from the coding sequence ATGACCAAGTGGGAATACGCAACCGTGCCGCTGCTCGTCCACGCCACGAAGCAGATCCTGGACACCTGGGGCGAGGACGGCTGGGAGCTCGTCCAGGTCGTGCCCGGGCCCAACAACCCCGAACAGCTCGTGGCCTACCTGAAGCGGGAGAAGCAGGCGTGA